Proteins found in one Timaviella obliquedivisa GSE-PSE-MK23-08B genomic segment:
- a CDS encoding response regulator: MNVKTKTKFTILVVDDEPDNLDLLYRIFHREFKVLKAESGPAALEILDRQGEVAVIISDQRMPLMSGTEFLGLTATQYPDTIRIILTGYTDVGDLVEAINSGKVFKYVTKPWDDDELKVVVRQAADTHSILKARTQELQRTLRQESLLNAVTNTIRSALSYQEILQTIVETVGHMFEVDCCLLRPFQNGHLEDEWFVYTIPAPGAGQATSEISLSRMDGSSSSLAHTLWETRQVQVINEAQTDERIQGDVKDLRRQAYQAAGIVSSLIVPLVLQQDLMAVLALHQCGKPRTWEDDEVQLIRMVADQAALALSQARAYEQVRALAKREALVNTITAAIRSSLDPQEIFAAITQQLGQALHADGCALSLWTEEDEFVQCVGLHDANEEQQPLLPQSKAPIEGNPVLKQLLETQAPVVIDDVSDQLELNVTDMLLRSPARALLVVPLLYDGKIIGSISLRQTRQPRRWETAEIGLAQAVAAQAAIAVQQSRLYQTMRQQAEQLLELDKQKTEFFQNVSHEFRTPLTLTIGPLESAVAQEEGLSYDQSVIALRNSRRLLRLVNQLLDLQRLDAGLMQPKFRPCNLLEFVNQVVGSFASYCEKKQIRLLPHLEECPAVYLDLEKFDKVLYNLLSNAIKFTEAGGKIEIILRQEGDHCLMQVKDTGIGIRPDQIPHLFDRFRQADGSASRSHEGSGLGLSLVKELVEMHSGQVTVESIYGEGTSFSVWLQTGTTHLPTAQIIEIPVEIEQSRAQVELADVDTDPHQQTENPLPSALAVAPTSPLPTAPGEAELAKTATILVVEDNADMRNYVSGVLQQMGHRILTARNGAEGFQVVQSHRPNLIITDLMMPMVSGLEMIGMIRQDEALRGTPIILLTAKADEDTRLEGAEKGADAYLSKPFNNRELVAEVRNLLALKENEQRVAALNTYLTESVLGRFLPPSLVKKAAEGNLTLDLRPEPRMITILFSDIIGFTQLSNNLRSRRVAELLNEYLTEMTHAIFENGGTVDKFMGDAILAIFGAPEELSPNEQVKRAIAAARQMYRSLAALNDRWEAQGIPRVQFRCGIHQGTAVVGMFGGPVRSDYTAIGPSVNIAARIQEAAEPSSILVSAAVADYLELEEDTITKFSPLQLKGVDETVLTFSVHPDPSVKMKSDH, encoded by the coding sequence CTTTATCGCATCTTTCACCGCGAGTTCAAGGTGCTGAAAGCAGAAAGCGGCCCGGCTGCCCTAGAGATTCTCGATCGCCAGGGCGAGGTCGCTGTCATCATTTCAGACCAACGAATGCCGCTCATGAGCGGCACGGAGTTTTTGGGTCTGACGGCAACCCAATATCCCGATACGATTCGAATCATTCTCACGGGTTATACCGACGTGGGCGATTTGGTAGAAGCCATTAACTCTGGCAAAGTCTTCAAATATGTTACTAAGCCGTGGGACGACGACGAACTCAAAGTCGTGGTGCGCCAAGCCGCAGATACCCATAGCATTCTCAAAGCCCGTACTCAAGAGCTTCAGCGCACGCTGCGGCAAGAGTCGTTGCTCAATGCAGTCACCAACACCATTCGCAGTGCCCTCAGTTACCAAGAAATTCTCCAAACCATTGTGGAGACAGTCGGGCACATGTTTGAGGTAGACTGCTGCCTTCTCCGTCCTTTTCAAAACGGACACTTAGAAGACGAGTGGTTTGTCTACACGATTCCGGCTCCTGGTGCAGGACAAGCGACTTCAGAAATCTCTTTGTCACGAATGGATGGTAGCTCCAGCAGCCTGGCGCATACCCTTTGGGAAACCCGTCAAGTTCAGGTCATTAATGAGGCTCAAACTGACGAACGAATCCAGGGAGATGTAAAAGATCTCCGTCGGCAGGCATACCAGGCGGCTGGAATCGTCTCTAGCTTGATTGTCCCCCTTGTCCTTCAGCAAGATTTGATGGCAGTTCTGGCGTTGCACCAATGCGGTAAGCCGCGCACCTGGGAAGACGACGAAGTTCAGCTGATTAGGATGGTGGCAGATCAAGCTGCCCTGGCTTTGTCTCAGGCAAGAGCCTATGAGCAAGTCCGAGCTTTGGCGAAACGAGAGGCATTAGTTAACACCATTACGGCGGCGATTCGCTCTAGCCTCGATCCTCAGGAAATTTTTGCTGCTATTACTCAGCAGCTTGGGCAAGCGCTTCATGCCGATGGCTGTGCTTTGTCTTTGTGGACTGAAGAAGATGAGTTTGTCCAGTGCGTGGGTTTACATGATGCCAACGAAGAGCAACAGCCACTGTTACCGCAGTCTAAAGCTCCTATTGAGGGAAATCCTGTTCTGAAGCAATTACTGGAGACGCAGGCTCCAGTCGTGATTGATGATGTGAGCGATCAGTTAGAACTGAATGTGACTGATATGCTGCTCCGATCGCCTGCTCGTGCCCTCTTAGTCGTGCCCCTGCTATACGATGGCAAGATCATTGGCAGCATTTCCTTGCGCCAAACTCGCCAGCCTCGGCGCTGGGAAACGGCTGAAATAGGTCTGGCTCAGGCTGTAGCCGCTCAAGCAGCGATCGCCGTGCAGCAGTCTCGGCTGTACCAAACCATGCGGCAGCAGGCAGAGCAATTGCTTGAACTCGACAAACAAAAAACCGAGTTTTTTCAAAACGTCTCCCACGAGTTCCGCACACCCTTAACGTTAACAATTGGGCCTCTAGAATCTGCGGTTGCCCAAGAAGAAGGACTTTCCTACGACCAGTCTGTCATTGCCCTTCGTAACTCCCGCCGCTTACTCCGCTTGGTTAACCAACTGCTCGATTTGCAGCGCCTAGATGCAGGACTGATGCAGCCCAAGTTCCGTCCTTGCAATCTCTTGGAGTTTGTCAACCAAGTGGTCGGCTCCTTCGCCTCCTACTGCGAAAAGAAGCAAATCCGCCTATTGCCTCATTTAGAAGAATGTCCAGCAGTTTATTTAGATCTAGAAAAATTTGATAAAGTTCTCTACAACTTGCTATCCAATGCCATTAAGTTTACCGAAGCAGGCGGCAAAATTGAGATCATCCTCAGGCAGGAGGGCGATCATTGCTTAATGCAGGTTAAAGATACGGGCATTGGCATTCGTCCTGACCAAATTCCTCATTTGTTCGATCGCTTTCGCCAAGCCGACGGCTCAGCAAGTCGCAGCCATGAAGGCAGCGGCTTAGGGCTGTCTCTAGTGAAAGAATTGGTGGAAATGCATAGTGGGCAAGTTACGGTTGAATCAATTTACGGCGAAGGTACGAGCTTTTCTGTGTGGTTACAAACAGGGACGACTCACTTACCAACGGCTCAGATCATTGAGATTCCAGTAGAGATTGAACAAAGTCGGGCACAGGTTGAACTGGCAGATGTAGACACTGACCCACATCAACAAACCGAAAATCCGCTGCCCTCTGCTTTGGCAGTCGCCCCAACTTCCCCGTTGCCCACTGCGCCAGGTGAGGCAGAACTGGCAAAAACCGCCACAATTTTGGTGGTAGAAGACAATGCCGATATGCGGAACTATGTTTCTGGTGTGCTGCAACAGATGGGACATCGGATTTTGACTGCTCGGAATGGCGCTGAGGGTTTCCAGGTTGTCCAATCCCATCGCCCTAACCTCATCATTACTGATCTGATGATGCCAATGGTATCTGGGCTAGAAATGATCGGCATGATTCGTCAAGACGAGGCGTTAAGAGGAACTCCAATCATTCTGTTAACGGCTAAAGCGGATGAAGACACGCGACTAGAAGGAGCCGAAAAAGGAGCAGATGCTTACCTGTCAAAGCCTTTTAATAACCGGGAGCTAGTGGCAGAGGTGCGCAACCTGCTTGCCCTCAAAGAAAACGAGCAACGGGTCGCTGCGTTGAATACCTACCTGACCGAATCGGTTTTAGGGCGCTTCTTGCCGCCATCGTTAGTGAAGAAAGCGGCTGAGGGCAACCTGACGTTGGATTTACGTCCAGAACCGCGGATGATTACTATTTTGTTTAGCGACATTATTGGGTTTACGCAGCTCTCGAACAATTTGCGATCGCGCCGGGTTGCCGAACTACTCAACGAATATTTGACCGAAATGACCCACGCTATTTTTGAGAATGGCGGCACAGTAGACAAGTTTATGGGAGATGCAATTCTGGCAATTTTTGGTGCCCCCGAAGAACTTAGCCCTAACGAGCAGGTGAAACGCGCGATCGCCGCTGCCCGCCAAATGTATCGCTCCCTCGCGGCTCTCAACGATCGGTGGGAAGCTCAAGGCATCCCTAGGGTGCAGTTTCGCTGCGGCATTCATCAGGGCACTGCTGTTGTAGGCATGTTTGGCGGTCCGGTGCGATCGGACTATACGGCGATCGGTCCTAGCGTCAACATTGCCGCCCGGATTCAAGAAGCTGCCGAACCTAGCTCTATCCTCGTTTCCGCGGCTGTCGCAGATTACTTAGAACTAGAAGAAGACACCATTACCAAGTTCAGCCCGCTGCAACTAAAAGGCGTTGACGAGACTGTCCTCACCTTCTCTGTCCATCCTGATCCCTCTGTAAAAATGAAATCAGATCACTAG
- a CDS encoding glucose-1-phosphate adenylyltransferase — translation MKKVLAIILGGGAGTRLYPLTKLRAKPAVPLAGKYRLIDIPVSNCINSDIYKIYVLTQFNSASLNRHLSRTYSFSGFHEGFVEVLAAQRTPENPNWFQGTADAVRQYLPLFKEWDVSEFLILSGDHLYRMDYAKFVQRHRDTGADITISVLPVDEKRASDFGLVKIDDHGKIIDFSEKPKGDALHEMQVDTTTLGLTPEQAIASPYIASMGIYVFSTQVLVDLLKKYPDQTDFGKEIIPAASIDHNIQAYLFNGYWEDIGTIEAFYDANLALTQHPHPAFSFYDEKAPIYTRGRALPPSKMQNCRVTDSMIGDGSIMKDCQIHHSILGIRTRIESGCTIQDSLLMGADFYQPLPDREADIARGSVPIGIGMNTTIRRAIIDKNGRIGRNVQIINKDNVQEAEREDLGFYIRSGIIVTIKGATIADNTII, via the coding sequence GTGAAAAAAGTATTAGCAATCATTTTGGGCGGCGGTGCTGGCACCCGTTTATATCCTTTAACGAAGCTACGAGCAAAACCTGCCGTGCCTCTTGCCGGGAAGTATCGCTTGATCGATATTCCAGTTAGTAATTGCATTAACTCAGACATCTATAAGATTTACGTTCTAACTCAGTTCAACTCAGCCTCTCTTAATCGACATCTTTCTCGTACTTACAGCTTTTCTGGCTTCCATGAGGGTTTTGTAGAAGTTTTAGCGGCTCAACGAACTCCCGAAAACCCCAACTGGTTTCAAGGCACAGCAGATGCAGTGCGTCAGTATCTTCCCTTGTTCAAAGAATGGGACGTGAGCGAGTTTTTAATTCTCTCAGGCGATCATCTCTATCGCATGGACTATGCCAAGTTTGTGCAGCGCCACCGAGATACTGGAGCCGACATTACAATTTCGGTGTTGCCCGTAGATGAGAAGCGCGCCTCTGACTTTGGACTCGTGAAAATTGATGACCACGGAAAGATCATTGACTTTAGTGAGAAGCCTAAAGGCGATGCCCTTCATGAGATGCAGGTCGATACAACAACCTTGGGACTAACGCCTGAGCAGGCGATCGCCAGCCCTTATATTGCCTCAATGGGCATCTATGTATTTAGCACTCAGGTTTTGGTTGATCTTCTCAAGAAATATCCTGATCAAACAGACTTTGGTAAAGAGATTATTCCGGCGGCTTCCATAGACCATAATATTCAGGCGTATTTATTCAATGGCTACTGGGAAGACATTGGAACCATTGAAGCATTCTATGATGCCAACTTGGCGCTGACCCAGCATCCCCATCCTGCGTTCAGCTTCTACGACGAAAAGGCTCCTATTTATACTAGAGGTCGTGCCTTGCCACCTAGCAAGATGCAAAACTGTCGAGTGACAGATTCCATGATTGGCGATGGCTCAATTATGAAAGACTGTCAAATTCACCATTCAATTTTAGGAATTCGGACTCGGATTGAGTCGGGCTGCACCATTCAAGATTCCTTGTTGATGGGGGCAGATTTCTATCAGCCTCTTCCAGACCGAGAAGCTGATATCGCGCGGGGCAGTGTGCCAATTGGCATTGGTATGAATACAACTATTCGGCGGGCCATTATTGATAAGAACGGGCGCATCGGTCGAAATGTCCAAATCATCAATAAGGACAATGTTCAAGAGGCGGAGCGTGAAGATTTGGGCTTCTATATTCGCAGTGGCATTATTGTCACGATTAAAGGAGCGACGATCGCCGACAACACAATCATTTAA
- a CDS encoding pentapeptide repeat-containing protein: MTNLPADLCAYGNCPGTDLQGADLQGFDLRGCDLSSANLRGANLSGANLSSANLSGADLSGADLRRVDLNNANLCHANLSDTNLTGADLINANLSNASLYRTDLQRANLERADLNHAFLIEAQLLGTRLRRAKLNSAQLTCARLDGARLRGTDLSHADLQAVSLNRANLTFATLHQANLQGARLIGADMRGINLSNAQLANADLSGALLVAANLQGANLQNAKLFRANLSDAILEGCNLDDAKLSRAYLSGANLKNTTLNRAEMTEVILLRACLQGAELCHALLNRAYLNEADLSGATLNDANLSSANLTRVNLQGAHVIATRFEGSLGIDERLRDDLSQRGAIVMLIPRYLYPAILGQTELETLCQINEAKDNITRRYDDLNEALQAFRRIIEFVKVAVQDHPKLALTDPCQFDQEHESFRELIDVEQENIFAHLETVHNGELQQWLLDQYPQELDAVHNNIQQLSWLTYAFHELWISLLDWIDGEGYNSDLPEE; this comes from the coding sequence ATGACAAACTTACCTGCTGATTTGTGTGCTTATGGAAATTGCCCCGGAACTGATTTACAAGGGGCTGACCTACAAGGTTTTGACTTACGAGGCTGCGACTTAAGTAGCGCTAACTTAAGGGGAGCTAATCTTTCCGGCGCTAATCTTTCAAGCGCTAATCTTTCGGGTGCCGACCTCTCAGGTGCAGACCTACGGCGCGTTGACCTTAATAATGCCAACCTGTGCCATGCAAATCTAAGTGACACAAACCTCACAGGTGCCGATTTAATTAATGCGAATTTGAGCAACGCCAGCCTATACCGTACCGATTTACAGCGCGCTAACCTGGAACGCGCTGATTTGAATCATGCTTTTCTGATCGAAGCCCAACTCTTGGGAACGCGCTTGCGGCGCGCCAAGCTAAATAGTGCTCAATTAACCTGTGCCAGACTGGATGGCGCTAGATTAAGAGGAACAGATTTAAGCCATGCTGATCTTCAGGCAGTGTCGCTGAACCGAGCCAACTTGACCTTTGCCACCCTCCACCAAGCCAATCTTCAGGGTGCAAGGCTTATTGGGGCAGACATGCGAGGCATCAACTTAAGCAATGCCCAGTTAGCCAACGCAGACTTGAGCGGTGCTCTTTTAGTAGCAGCAAATTTGCAGGGTGCCAACCTGCAAAATGCTAAGCTGTTTCGGGCTAATTTAAGTGATGCCATTCTAGAAGGCTGTAACCTTGATGATGCAAAATTAAGCCGCGCTTACTTAAGCGGTGCCAATCTTAAAAATACGACCTTGAATCGGGCTGAAATGACTGAGGTGATTTTGCTGCGTGCGTGCTTGCAAGGGGCAGAACTCTGTCACGCTTTACTCAATCGGGCATATTTAAACGAAGCTGATTTGAGTGGAGCAACTTTGAATGATGCAAACCTGAGCAGCGCCAACTTAACCAGAGTCAATTTGCAGGGTGCCCATGTTATTGCAACTCGGTTTGAAGGAAGTTTGGGGATTGATGAAAGACTAAGAGATGATCTGAGCCAGAGAGGGGCGATCGTCATGCTGATTCCTCGTTATCTATATCCAGCAATACTGGGTCAAACTGAGTTAGAAACCTTGTGTCAAATCAACGAAGCCAAAGATAACATTACGCGACGTTATGATGACTTGAACGAAGCCTTGCAAGCCTTCCGAAGAATCATTGAGTTTGTTAAGGTCGCGGTTCAAGATCATCCCAAGCTGGCTCTGACTGATCCCTGTCAATTTGATCAGGAGCATGAATCCTTTAGAGAATTGATTGATGTTGAGCAAGAAAATATTTTTGCCCATTTGGAAACTGTTCATAATGGAGAGCTACAACAATGGTTATTGGATCAATATCCTCAAGAATTAGACGCAGTTCATAACAACATTCAGCAACTTAGTTGGTTGACCTATGCTTTCCATGAGCTTTGGATTAGCCTTTTAGATTGGATTGATGGTGAAGGCTATAATTCTGACCTACCTGAAGAATAA
- a CDS encoding DnaJ domain-containing protein, whose amino-acid sequence MAATDFKDYYATLGVGKSATADEIKQSYRKQARKYHPDVNPGDKSAEAKFKEVGEAYEVLSDPDKRRKYDQFGQYWKQAGTSGSPYGGGVGANSVDFGKYNNFDEFIDELLGRFGSTPPGAQRRSSSSSSYTYRPGAPGSGYGDFSGYGGDPAGAGQDIESPIALTLAEAFHGVQKRLSLNGEMVTVRIPAGAKPGSRIRVKGKGQINPYNQQRGDLYLVMETQPHPFFQFDGDNLLCEVAIAPDEAVLGASIEVPTPEGSVTMNIPAGIRSGQTLRLRGKGWRKVKDGRGDQLVKVIIVPPTDLTEVERELYEKVRASRVFDPRSQLKSVKL is encoded by the coding sequence ATGGCTGCGACTGATTTCAAAGATTATTATGCGACGCTGGGTGTAGGGAAAAGCGCCACTGCTGATGAGATTAAGCAGAGCTATCGCAAACAGGCGCGGAAATACCACCCGGACGTAAACCCTGGAGACAAGTCGGCAGAAGCAAAATTTAAAGAAGTCGGTGAAGCTTACGAGGTGCTGTCAGATCCAGATAAGCGGCGGAAGTATGACCAGTTTGGTCAGTATTGGAAGCAGGCGGGCACATCTGGCTCACCTTATGGTGGCGGAGTGGGTGCAAATAGCGTTGACTTTGGTAAATACAACAATTTTGATGAGTTTATTGATGAACTGTTGGGTCGCTTTGGGAGCACTCCTCCAGGAGCGCAGCGCAGAAGCAGCAGTAGCAGTAGCTATACCTATCGTCCGGGCGCACCAGGGTCAGGGTATGGAGATTTTTCTGGCTATGGTGGCGATCCGGCAGGGGCAGGACAGGATATTGAGTCGCCGATCGCCCTGACACTGGCTGAAGCGTTTCATGGCGTGCAAAAGCGCCTAAGTTTGAATGGCGAAATGGTAACGGTACGGATTCCAGCTGGGGCAAAGCCAGGGAGTCGGATTCGGGTGAAGGGTAAGGGACAGATTAATCCTTACAATCAGCAGCGGGGCGATTTATATTTAGTGATGGAAACGCAGCCCCATCCGTTCTTTCAGTTTGATGGGGATAATTTGTTGTGCGAGGTCGCGATCGCCCCTGATGAAGCGGTCTTAGGTGCCTCGATTGAAGTGCCGACCCCCGAGGGTTCTGTCACGATGAATATTCCCGCAGGCATTCGCTCAGGGCAAACTTTGCGGCTGCGGGGCAAGGGATGGCGGAAAGTTAAAGATGGCAGAGGGGATCAGCTTGTCAAGGTCATCATTGTGCCGCCGACTGATTTAACCGAGGTGGAGCGAGAGTTGTACGAAAAGGTACGAGCGAGTCGAGTGTTTGACCCTCGTAGTCAGTTGAAATCGGTCAAGCTATAG